Proteins encoded within one genomic window of Actinoplanes octamycinicus:
- a CDS encoding amino acid ABC transporter permease — protein sequence MTHAPSQRQRERIAYRRRQAIRSVLLAALSTAVAGTLLAVGVTGAPGWPRVKESFFNGDVAVAYFPSVLDGFWLNVRLFLVCAPVALALGLLIAVLRTLRGPVTFPVRALTAGYTYSFRGLPLIIAIYLFAFGIPGLRLQGTPDVVVLGGAAIVITYGAYLAEVFRAGIESVHPSQVAAARSLGLSHRQAMRHVVLPQAVRRVTPPLLNDIVALQKDVGLISLAGPVDAIRAAQIGVAKSGNFTPYVVAAVLFILLALPLIAITDRVTLRAARAQNAGA from the coding sequence GTGACCCACGCACCAAGTCAGCGGCAGCGCGAGCGGATCGCCTACCGTCGCCGGCAGGCGATCCGCTCGGTCCTGCTCGCCGCGCTGTCCACCGCGGTCGCCGGCACGCTGCTCGCGGTCGGCGTGACCGGGGCGCCCGGCTGGCCGCGGGTCAAGGAGTCGTTCTTCAACGGGGACGTCGCCGTGGCGTACTTCCCGTCCGTGCTGGACGGGTTCTGGCTCAACGTCCGGCTGTTCCTGGTGTGCGCGCCGGTGGCGCTCGCGCTCGGGCTGCTGATCGCGGTGCTGCGCACGCTGCGCGGGCCGGTCACCTTCCCGGTCCGGGCGCTGACCGCCGGGTACACCTACTCGTTCCGCGGGCTGCCGCTGATCATCGCGATCTACCTGTTCGCCTTCGGCATCCCCGGGCTGCGGCTGCAGGGCACCCCGGACGTGGTGGTGCTGGGCGGGGCGGCCATCGTGATCACCTACGGGGCGTACCTGGCCGAGGTGTTCCGGGCCGGGATCGAGTCGGTGCATCCCAGCCAGGTCGCGGCGGCCCGGTCGCTGGGCCTGAGCCACCGGCAGGCGATGCGCCATGTGGTGCTCCCGCAGGCGGTCCGCCGGGTCACCCCGCCGCTGCTCAACGACATCGTGGCGCTGCAGAAGGACGTCGGGCTGATCTCCCTGGCCGGGCCGGTCGACGCGATCCGGGCGGCCCAGATCGGGGTGGCCAAGAGCGGCAACTTCACCCCGTACGTGGTGGCCGCGGTGCTCTTCATCCTGCTCGCCCTGCCGCTGATCGCGATCACCGACCGGGTGACGCTGCGCGCGGCCCGAGCCCAGAACGCGGGGGCCTGA